A genome region from Lactobacillus sp. ESL0791 includes the following:
- a CDS encoding NAD(P)H-dependent oxidoreductase, with amino-acid sequence MQFPFYWYSCPPLLKKWEDDVLEHGWAAARLFCRE; translated from the coding sequence TTGCAGTTTCCGTTTTATTGGTATAGCTGCCCACCATTGCTGAAAAAATGGGAAGATGATGTTTTGGAGCATGGCTGGGCAGCGGCGCGATTATTTTGCCGGGAGTGA
- a CDS encoding MalY/PatB family protein has protein sequence MNYDFTTIVSRRNTNSAKWDVGKNELPMSLADMDFRAAPEIVTAMQAKVNLGVFGYENIPEDYYQAVINWYQTQHHAQIKREWLLYANGVIPALSSLVRWATNIGDNILVQAPVYDIFFHSIENNGRHTLSSDLAYDGNSYRIDWHDLEEKLAEPLTTMMILCNPHNPVGKVWTRDELRKILNLCTTYHVKLVSDEIHGDLAWGKTIYTPLFSLVKSGNEQIVTLVSPSKAFNVAALHAATVIVPDENLRNQINRGLNNDELAEPNILSVPGTIAAYRDGKDWIAALQQQLKANWLLAVNFIKDNIPELKISSGRATYLMWLDVSHWTQNSAELAEIIRAKTGLILAPGTVYRGNGKYFLRLNYACPSQMLLDGLNRLKQVLNPDKL, from the coding sequence ATGAATTATGATTTTACAACAATAGTTTCACGCAGAAATACAAATTCCGCTAAGTGGGATGTGGGAAAAAATGAATTGCCAATGTCGCTTGCAGACATGGACTTTCGGGCTGCTCCCGAAATTGTGACGGCGATGCAAGCAAAAGTTAATCTTGGGGTATTTGGCTATGAGAATATCCCTGAGGATTATTACCAAGCGGTTATCAATTGGTACCAAACGCAGCACCACGCCCAAATAAAGCGGGAATGGCTGCTTTACGCAAACGGCGTTATTCCAGCGCTGTCATCACTTGTTCGCTGGGCGACAAATATTGGCGACAATATTTTGGTGCAGGCACCGGTTTATGATATCTTTTTCCATTCGATCGAAAATAATGGCCGGCACACATTGAGCAGCGACTTGGCTTATGATGGCAATTCTTATCGCATTGACTGGCATGATTTGGAAGAAAAACTTGCGGAACCGCTGACGACAATGATGATTCTGTGCAATCCGCATAATCCGGTCGGTAAAGTTTGGACAAGAGATGAATTGCGTAAGATTTTAAACTTGTGTACGACTTATCATGTCAAACTGGTTAGCGATGAAATTCATGGTGATTTGGCATGGGGCAAGACAATATATACGCCACTTTTTTCTTTGGTTAAAAGTGGGAATGAGCAAATTGTAACGCTGGTTTCACCAAGTAAAGCCTTTAATGTCGCCGCCTTACATGCTGCGACGGTGATTGTGCCGGATGAAAACTTGCGCAATCAGATTAACCGCGGTCTAAATAACGATGAACTAGCGGAACCTAATATTCTGTCGGTTCCGGGAACAATTGCCGCCTATCGTGATGGCAAAGATTGGATTGCCGCATTGCAGCAGCAGCTGAAAGCAAATTGGCTATTGGCGGTTAATTTTATTAAGGACAATATTCCAGAATTAAAAATTTCTTCTGGCCGCGCCACCTATTTGATGTGGCTTGATGTGTCGCACTGGACGCAAAATTCTGCGGAACTTGCGGAAATTATCAGAGCTAAAACCGGTCTGATTTTAGCTCCGGGAACGGTGTACCGCGGCAATGGCAAATATTTTTTGCGGCTGAATTATGCCTGCCCAAGTCAGATGTTATTAGATGGATTGAATCGCTTAAAGCAGGTTTTAAATCCGGATAAATTATAG
- a CDS encoding DUF3737 family protein has product MKIYQEKHYSGERPMFATADAKFINTTFGIGESPLKESKNLILDGVIFQYKYPLWYTDNVSVKNTILEKMARSGIWYAKNLRMQDCTLQAPKLFRRCQKITLNNVDFADAQETFWNCHEVKLTNVQATGDYFGMNSSKLKADHLKIVGNYAFDGASDVEIHDSVLLSKDAFWNCQNVTIYDSVINGEYLGWNTKNLTLINCTISGYQDLCYIDHLVLHNCRLLQTDLSFEYCSDIDAEVTTTISSVKNPLSGQIKAPKINLLILDKTKVDPTATEIIAKIGERK; this is encoded by the coding sequence ATGAAAATATATCAAGAAAAACATTATTCCGGTGAACGGCCAATGTTTGCCACCGCAGACGCCAAGTTTATCAATACCACTTTTGGCATCGGTGAATCACCGCTGAAAGAAAGCAAGAACCTTATTTTAGACGGAGTTATTTTTCAATATAAGTACCCGCTTTGGTACACAGACAATGTTTCTGTCAAGAATACTATCTTAGAAAAAATGGCCCGCTCGGGCATTTGGTATGCTAAAAACTTGCGGATGCAGGATTGCACATTGCAGGCACCAAAGCTTTTTCGGCGCTGTCAAAAGATTACTTTAAACAATGTTGATTTTGCTGATGCGCAAGAAACTTTTTGGAATTGTCACGAGGTTAAGTTAACGAATGTGCAAGCTACTGGTGATTATTTTGGCATGAACAGCAGCAAGTTGAAGGCAGACCATTTAAAAATCGTTGGCAATTATGCCTTTGATGGTGCGAGCGATGTAGAAATTCACGATTCGGTGCTGCTGTCTAAAGATGCCTTTTGGAACTGTCAAAACGTTACGATCTATGACTCGGTGATCAATGGCGAATATTTAGGCTGGAATACGAAAAATCTAACGTTAATCAATTGTACAATTTCTGGCTATCAGGATTTATGTTACATCGATCATTTAGTTTTGCACAATTGCCGGTTATTACAAACAGACTTGTCGTTTGAGTACTGCTCAGACATTGATGCGGAGGTTACAACAACAATCTCCAGCGTCAAAAATCCGCTTAGTGGGCAGATTAAGGCGCCAAAAATCAATTTGCTGATTTTGGATAAAACAAAAGTTGATCCCACTGCGACTGAAATAATTGCCAAAATTGGAGAGCGAAAATAA
- a CDS encoding LysR family transcriptional regulator: MEFRVLRYFLTIANERNISRAAAKLHVSQPTISRQIHELEQELGVTLFTRSTRTIKLTADGEYLANQARQLLTLADKTVDNIGKTSEISGSVFIGCSEAPMISSIAAAIKQLNAVAPKVTVNLYSCDATEVKYKIQNGVFDFGFVLEPFDKVDYNFLMLPGATRWGILTRRDSALAQKTTIKVNDLIGQPVIMPQRHNSRNLLTDWFGSNNFSFHIVATYNLLNNAAVLAKCGVGHVLCLDKIVNTQNTDLKFIPLEPSLIIHSTLIWPTTALLSQAAKAFLHQLKKLLPPDKQTL; the protein is encoded by the coding sequence TTGGAATTTAGAGTATTACGCTATTTTTTAACGATCGCAAACGAACGCAACATTTCGCGTGCAGCGGCCAAATTGCACGTTTCACAGCCAACCATTTCCCGCCAAATCCACGAGCTGGAACAAGAATTAGGTGTGACCCTTTTTACCCGCAGCACACGGACAATTAAGCTGACCGCTGACGGGGAATACCTGGCAAACCAGGCACGGCAACTGCTGACACTTGCCGACAAGACCGTGGACAATATCGGTAAAACCAGCGAAATAAGCGGCAGTGTGTTTATTGGCTGCTCGGAAGCGCCGATGATCAGCAGCATTGCCGCGGCAATCAAGCAGTTAAATGCCGTTGCTCCCAAGGTAACCGTTAACCTCTACAGCTGTGACGCCACCGAGGTTAAATACAAAATTCAGAACGGTGTCTTTGATTTTGGCTTTGTCCTCGAACCCTTTGATAAAGTTGATTACAACTTTTTAATGCTGCCGGGAGCTACCAGATGGGGGATCTTGACTAGGCGTGATTCAGCCCTCGCTCAAAAGACAACGATTAAAGTTAACGATTTGATCGGCCAACCCGTGATCATGCCGCAGCGGCACAACAGCCGCAATTTATTAACTGATTGGTTTGGCAGCAACAATTTTTCCTTCCACATTGTTGCCACCTATAATCTGCTCAATAACGCTGCGGTGCTGGCCAAATGCGGTGTCGGTCATGTGCTCTGTTTAGATAAAATTGTCAATACTCAGAACACAGACTTAAAATTTATTCCATTGGAGCCAAGTTTAATCATTCATTCAACGCTCATTTGGCCGACAACAGCACTCTTGTCACAAGCAGCCAAAGCTTTTCTGCACCAGCTGAAAAAGCTTTTACCACCAGATAAACAAACCTTATAA
- a CDS encoding LLM class flavin-dependent oxidoreductase has product MQTNNDKLIFGVDSFGDVLDNPETNQPENYEAALEQIVKEAKLADDLGIDVIALGEHHRPEYAISSPEMVLAAIATVTKKIKLSTGVTVLSSDDPVRVYERFATLDNLSHGRAQIMLGRGSFAESFPLFGYDLDNYNELFEEKVALFNKLLEGGPVTWKSKFTQNLKNVELYPKINGHKLETYIGVGGTPESILRAAYYGFPVILAIIGGDPVRFKPLVELYQKAAAKYDNPQYPLGMHSHGVIAESDEKAYAVGWKYLRRSMDRIGADRGWPPMTKERFDYEIKEGSYYIGTPEHVAHKIAAKITKLGVKRFDFIYGAGGQYTTMREQSLRLYGKKVVPMVKDLIKSGQYQFAN; this is encoded by the coding sequence ATGCAAACTAATAATGATAAGTTGATTTTTGGCGTTGATTCTTTCGGTGACGTTCTCGATAATCCGGAAACTAACCAACCGGAAAACTATGAAGCTGCCCTCGAGCAAATTGTTAAAGAAGCAAAACTGGCCGATGATTTGGGAATTGATGTCATCGCTCTTGGTGAACACCACCGGCCGGAATACGCTATTTCCAGCCCAGAAATGGTCCTGGCAGCAATCGCGACCGTCACTAAAAAGATCAAGCTAAGTACAGGCGTGACGGTTTTAAGTTCTGACGATCCCGTCCGGGTTTACGAGCGTTTTGCCACGCTTGATAATCTATCCCACGGCCGTGCCCAGATCATGCTGGGGCGCGGTTCGTTCGCCGAATCTTTTCCGTTATTCGGCTATGACCTAGACAACTACAACGAATTATTTGAAGAAAAAGTCGCGCTTTTTAACAAACTGTTAGAAGGCGGCCCCGTTACCTGGAAAAGTAAATTTACGCAAAATCTCAAGAATGTCGAACTCTACCCTAAAATCAACGGGCACAAATTAGAGACTTATATTGGGGTCGGCGGCACCCCCGAATCAATCTTGCGGGCAGCTTACTACGGCTTCCCCGTCATTTTGGCAATCATTGGAGGTGACCCTGTACGCTTTAAACCATTGGTTGAACTTTACCAAAAAGCCGCCGCCAAATACGACAATCCGCAATACCCGCTAGGAATGCATTCACACGGCGTGATTGCTGAAAGCGATGAAAAAGCTTACGCGGTTGGCTGGAAATATTTGCGCAGATCGATGGATCGCATCGGTGCTGACCGGGGCTGGCCGCCAATGACCAAGGAACGCTTTGATTACGAAATTAAGGAAGGCTCATACTACATCGGTACCCCAGAACATGTTGCCCATAAGATTGCCGCTAAAATCACTAAGTTAGGTGTTAAACGATTTGACTTCATTTACGGCGCCGGTGGCCAATACACCACGATGCGGGAACAATCTCTGCGTCTTTATGGTAAAAAAGTAGTGCCAATGGTCAAAGACCTGATTAAATCAGGCCAATACCAATTTGCTAATTAA
- a CDS encoding helix-turn-helix domain-containing protein, protein MDTLNERIRNLRLKKNWSQEELAEKMDVSRQSVSKWENGDAQPDLDKVVQLGKLFNVSLDTLLAGKDNEQEDTKSVNNEQASFYLDEQLRELRKIYGIAETAIYIVGSLIYPPLWATLWVIYIVGGLAYEINKFYLINKAQKGSSRKS, encoded by the coding sequence ATGGATACATTAAACGAGCGCATCAGAAACTTGCGCCTGAAGAAAAATTGGTCACAGGAAGAATTAGCTGAAAAAATGGACGTCTCACGACAATCCGTTTCTAAATGGGAAAATGGCGACGCCCAGCCGGATTTAGACAAAGTTGTCCAATTAGGCAAGCTATTCAACGTTTCCCTCGATACTCTCCTTGCTGGTAAGGATAACGAACAAGAGGACACAAAAAGTGTGAATAACGAACAAGCTTCATTTTATTTAGACGAGCAATTGCGTGAGCTCAGAAAAATTTATGGAATAGCAGAGACCGCCATTTACATAGTTGGTTCACTAATTTATCCCCCACTATGGGCAACCCTTTGGGTAATTTACATTGTGGGCGGCTTGGCTTACGAAATTAATAAATTTTATCTGATCAATAAGGCCCAGAAGGGCTCTTCACGCAAGTCTTAA
- a CDS encoding translation factor GTPase family protein, translated as MKQIVVGVLANVDAGKTTLSEALLYQSGVLRKLGRVDNGDAFLDTEALEKKRGITIFAHQAELTYQDLQITLLDTPGHVDFASQTEQVLQVLDYAILVISGTAGIQAYTKILWDLLEKYHVPTFVFVNKMDAVNLGQNELLKQEQKTLAAELIPFTEKNGQLSPATLEEIALQEETVLSDYLENGKLADAVIQKMIQQRKIFPVYFGSGLKLAGINEFLAGLARWTVGYKAKTSEFGGRVFKISHNPKGERLTWLRVMSGTLKPKQTLLKQEKINEIYVYQGEKRQAIQEVAAGQICTIPGMKETYPGQGLGMQPDGQKPVIEPVLNYVVDTKDYDPLKCLAALQEIQDEDRELHVSWSEHEQEIQVRIMGEVQLEVLQQLLLERFNLDLAFGKGKILYKETVTAAVEGVGHFEPLRHYAETHLILQPLPAGSGLVFADECPDEVLAPNWQKQVMSDLKNKEHLGVLIGAPLTDMKITLISGHYNYKHTQGGDFRKATWRAVRQGLMLLRAKDQCQLLEPWYRFKLTVDQDQVGHAFNDINDIEQMHGKIDTPEMTANGQVQTLTGTAPVAQMQNYAQKVRDYTHGKGQLECVFDYYYPCQNAAEIIAAANYVPTHDLANTPDSVFCPNEIATRIPWDEVAKWAHVPYQKKYKNGGYPAYESGL; from the coding sequence TTGAAGCAAATAGTTGTAGGGGTTTTAGCAAATGTAGATGCGGGTAAAACCACGCTGTCTGAGGCATTGCTTTATCAAAGTGGTGTTTTACGAAAATTGGGTCGCGTTGACAACGGGGATGCATTTTTGGATACAGAAGCCTTGGAAAAGAAGCGTGGCATTACCATTTTTGCCCATCAAGCAGAATTAACTTATCAGGATTTGCAAATAACCTTGCTTGATACTCCGGGGCACGTGGACTTTGCTAGCCAAACCGAGCAGGTGCTGCAGGTGCTTGATTACGCTATTTTGGTGATTTCGGGAACCGCCGGAATTCAGGCTTACACGAAAATCTTGTGGGACTTGCTTGAAAAATACCATGTACCAACTTTTGTCTTTGTGAATAAGATGGATGCGGTAAATTTGGGGCAGAATGAACTGCTGAAGCAGGAGCAAAAAACCCTCGCTGCTGAATTAATTCCTTTTACAGAAAAGAATGGGCAGCTTTCTCCTGCGACCCTTGAGGAAATCGCACTCCAGGAGGAGACGGTTTTATCCGATTACCTTGAAAATGGAAAGTTAGCCGATGCAGTTATTCAGAAAATGATTCAGCAACGAAAAATTTTTCCGGTATATTTTGGCTCCGGCCTTAAATTAGCCGGCATAAACGAATTTCTTGCGGGTTTGGCAAGATGGACGGTAGGCTACAAAGCAAAAACGAGTGAATTTGGCGGTCGAGTTTTTAAAATTTCGCATAACCCCAAGGGTGAACGCTTAACGTGGCTGAGGGTAATGAGCGGCACGCTGAAGCCCAAACAAACGCTACTGAAGCAGGAAAAAATTAATGAAATCTACGTTTATCAGGGTGAAAAGCGCCAGGCGATACAGGAAGTTGCCGCGGGTCAGATCTGTACAATCCCGGGAATGAAAGAAACGTATCCTGGTCAGGGATTAGGGATGCAGCCAGATGGACAGAAGCCGGTAATTGAGCCTGTGTTAAATTATGTTGTTGATACAAAGGATTATGATCCGCTGAAATGTCTTGCCGCCCTGCAGGAAATTCAAGATGAAGATCGTGAATTGCATGTTTCCTGGTCGGAGCATGAGCAGGAAATTCAGGTTCGCATCATGGGTGAAGTGCAGCTGGAAGTTTTACAGCAGCTCTTGCTTGAGCGCTTCAATTTAGACCTGGCTTTTGGTAAGGGTAAAATTTTGTATAAAGAAACCGTCACTGCCGCGGTTGAAGGCGTGGGCCACTTTGAGCCGTTACGGCATTATGCGGAAACGCACCTTATTTTGCAACCTTTGCCTGCAGGCAGCGGACTGGTATTTGCAGATGAATGCCCTGATGAAGTATTAGCACCGAATTGGCAAAAGCAGGTGATGAGTGACCTTAAAAATAAAGAGCACCTAGGCGTTTTAATCGGTGCCCCGCTTACTGATATGAAAATCACCTTAATCAGCGGTCATTATAACTATAAACACACTCAAGGCGGCGATTTTCGCAAAGCAACTTGGCGGGCGGTGCGGCAAGGACTGATGCTGTTGCGGGCGAAAGACCAATGTCAGCTGCTTGAACCCTGGTACAGGTTTAAGCTAACCGTGGATCAAGATCAGGTGGGGCATGCATTCAATGATATTAATGATATTGAGCAGATGCACGGTAAGATCGATACACCTGAAATGACTGCTAATGGCCAGGTGCAGACACTCACGGGCACGGCACCAGTTGCTCAAATGCAGAATTATGCGCAAAAGGTTCGCGACTATACACATGGCAAAGGACAGCTTGAATGCGTGTTTGATTATTACTATCCTTGTCAAAATGCTGCAGAAATTATTGCGGCAGCAAATTATGTGCCAACGCATGATTTGGCTAACACTCCCGATTCGGTCTTTTGTCCCAATGAGATTGCTACCCGCATTCCGTGGGATGAGGTTGCCAAATGGGCGCACGTTCCATATCAAAAAAAGTATAAAAATGGCGGTTACCCGGCATATGAAAGTGGGCTTTGA
- a CDS encoding acetoacetate decarboxylase family protein, giving the protein MSGFVVDKNAIENFSKNSDMKDEEGILFAYESDQAVLDEIIPKPLKVISPIVGGYVANIGKPTFSNPYLEEMLSVMVSYKDKVGAYPLQLLLYGAGAEAATIAGRESMGMPKKLADSIELTRTGNEAFAKVNRNGKTLIDLKWQAGQPNDSLFISALGGLVSTKQASDATSFFFKYVWNQREDTSAYLDNLELVAVNLHSVADKAQPGKLTIKLASTENDPLGELKVVKPLGATWYHYQTSAIGKYERLGRFDSDEIAPYLITSRFDHAFYDSQATSF; this is encoded by the coding sequence ATGTCAGGATTTGTTGTAGATAAAAATGCAATTGAGAATTTTTCTAAGAATTCAGATATGAAAGATGAAGAAGGAATTTTGTTTGCTTATGAGAGTGATCAAGCCGTTTTAGATGAAATTATTCCTAAGCCTCTAAAAGTAATTTCCCCGATTGTTGGTGGCTATGTTGCAAATATTGGAAAACCAACGTTTAGTAACCCTTATTTAGAAGAAATGCTTTCCGTGATGGTTAGTTATAAAGATAAAGTCGGCGCCTACCCATTGCAGTTGCTGCTTTATGGTGCTGGTGCGGAAGCAGCAACAATTGCTGGCCGCGAAAGCATGGGAATGCCGAAAAAACTTGCCGATTCGATTGAATTAACGAGAACTGGCAATGAGGCATTTGCCAAAGTAAACCGTAACGGCAAGACTTTGATTGATTTAAAATGGCAAGCAGGGCAGCCGAATGACAGTTTATTTATTTCAGCTCTTGGTGGATTGGTTTCTACAAAACAAGCTTCAGATGCAACATCATTTTTCTTTAAATATGTCTGGAATCAACGTGAAGACACTAGTGCGTATTTAGATAATCTCGAGTTGGTTGCCGTTAATTTGCATTCAGTTGCTGATAAGGCTCAGCCAGGAAAACTGACAATTAAGTTGGCTTCAACCGAAAATGATCCTTTAGGCGAACTCAAGGTTGTCAAACCACTGGGCGCAACTTGGTATCATTATCAAACCAGTGCTATTGGCAAATATGAGCGTTTGGGTCGGTTTGACTCGGATGAAATCGCACCTTATCTTATCACTAGTAGGTTTGACCATGCCTTTTATGATTCTCAAGCTACCAGTTTTTAA
- the rpsI gene encoding 30S ribosomal protein S9, giving the protein MAQQVAYAGTGRRKNSVARVRLVPGNGKITVNDKDVDQYIPFPNLVKDLKQPLTLTETEGQYDVKVNVNGGGFSGQAGAIRLGIARSLLEVDPDFRGPLKKAGFLTRDPRMVERKKPGLKKARKASQFSKR; this is encoded by the coding sequence ATGGCACAACAAGTTGCATATGCAGGTACAGGTCGCCGCAAGAATTCAGTTGCGCGTGTACGTTTAGTACCAGGTAACGGTAAAATTACTGTTAACGATAAAGATGTTGATCAATATATTCCATTTCCTAACTTGGTTAAGGATTTAAAACAACCGTTAACGTTGACAGAAACTGAAGGTCAATATGACGTTAAGGTAAATGTTAACGGCGGTGGCTTTTCCGGTCAAGCTGGTGCAATCCGTCTTGGAATTGCTCGTTCACTTTTGGAAGTTGACCCAGATTTCCGTGGTCCACTGAAGAAGGCAGGTTTCTTAACTCGTGATCCAAGAATGGTTGAAAGAAAGAAGCCAGGTCTGAAGAAGGCCCGCAAGGCTTCACAATTCTCAAAGCGTTAA
- the rplM gene encoding 50S ribosomal protein L13: MRTTQLAKPNEIERKWYVIDATDVSLGRLSTAVATILRGKNKPQYTPNVDTGDNVIVINAAKLKLTGKKASDKIYYHHSGWRGGIKATPAGDLLANNPVKLVEMSVKGMLPKNTLGHQEFLKMHVYADAEHKHEAQKPEQLDINKLI; encoded by the coding sequence TTGCGTACTACACAATTAGCAAAACCTAATGAAATTGAACGTAAATGGTATGTTATTGATGCAACTGATGTCTCTTTGGGACGTTTATCAACAGCAGTAGCTACTATTTTGAGAGGGAAGAATAAGCCTCAATATACACCAAATGTTGACACGGGTGACAACGTTATTGTTATTAACGCTGCTAAGCTGAAGTTAACTGGGAAAAAGGCTTCCGACAAGATTTATTACCACCACTCTGGTTGGCGTGGCGGCATCAAGGCTACTCCTGCTGGTGACCTGCTTGCTAATAATCCTGTTAAATTAGTTGAAATGTCGGTTAAGGGCATGCTGCCCAAGAATACGCTTGGTCACCAAGAATTCTTAAAGATGCATGTTTATGCTGATGCTGAACACAAGCATGAAGCACAAAAACCTGAGCAGTTAGACATTAACAAATTAATTTAG
- the truA gene encoding tRNA pseudouridine(38-40) synthase TruA: MNTRYKMTVAYDGHFFHGFQAQPKQRTVQGVIETALKKMTKGIYVKVEGSGRTDAGVHSLGQVIHFDYPGNIIPAERMLYALNSMMPLDVEFTDSEIVANDFHVRYSTTGKWYRYRVSLDKFVNPFKRFYTGHYPYQVDLRKMQLAAKDLLGEHDFTSFAASGGQIKNKVRTMYYVNVQRDEKENELIFDFICSGFLYNMVRILVAALLEIGNGKRPVDDFPRIIKSKNRQEVRETAQASGLYLYHVFYEKIPEKYRLDQHL, translated from the coding sequence ATGAATACGAGATATAAGATGACAGTAGCCTATGACGGGCACTTTTTTCATGGCTTTCAAGCCCAGCCGAAGCAGCGCACGGTTCAGGGAGTAATCGAGACAGCCCTCAAGAAGATGACCAAGGGGATATATGTGAAGGTTGAAGGGTCGGGCAGAACCGATGCTGGAGTTCATTCCCTAGGTCAGGTAATTCATTTTGATTACCCGGGAAATATTATTCCGGCTGAAAGGATGTTGTATGCACTTAACTCAATGATGCCGCTGGATGTTGAGTTTACGGATTCAGAAATCGTGGCAAATGACTTTCATGTTCGTTACAGCACTACGGGAAAATGGTATCGTTACCGGGTTAGCCTGGATAAATTTGTTAATCCTTTCAAACGCTTTTATACGGGACATTATCCTTACCAAGTTGACTTGAGAAAAATGCAGCTTGCGGCAAAGGATTTGCTCGGCGAACATGATTTTACAAGTTTCGCGGCAAGTGGTGGCCAAATTAAAAATAAGGTACGCACAATGTATTACGTTAATGTCCAGAGGGATGAAAAAGAAAATGAGCTGATTTTTGATTTCATTTGTTCGGGCTTTCTTTATAATATGGTGCGAATTCTTGTGGCTGCGCTGCTCGAGATTGGTAATGGCAAGCGGCCAGTTGACGACTTTCCACGAATAATTAAAAGCAAGAATCGCCAGGAAGTAAGGGAAACAGCGCAAGCAAGTGGTTTGTATCTCTACCATGTTTTTTATGAAAAAATACCCGAGAAATACAGGCTGGACCAACATTTATAA
- a CDS encoding energy-coupling factor transporter transmembrane component T gives MSKILIGRYLPGNSLVYKMDPRGKLLATIFFIFIIFLANNWLTYGIITAFTIAAVAATKLKPKVFWDGVKPLIWLILFTSLLQLFFTTGGTVYWQWTIFSLTSYGITNAIYIFIRFTLIILISTVMTVTTMPLQIADAMEWIMTPLKWVKVPVDKIALVMSIALRFVPTLFDETFKIMNAQRSRGADFNNGGLIKRAKAITPLLVPLFINSLETAVDLSTAMESRGYRGDVGRSRFRILRWSKYDLYNLVFFVVLILLLVLFRTR, from the coding sequence GTGAGTAAAATTCTGATTGGTCGTTATTTACCTGGTAATTCACTTGTTTATAAAATGGACCCACGGGGCAAGCTGCTGGCGACGATTTTTTTCATTTTTATTATCTTCTTGGCAAATAATTGGCTTACATACGGAATCATTACGGCCTTTACCATTGCTGCAGTTGCTGCAACTAAGCTGAAGCCGAAAGTTTTTTGGGATGGGGTTAAGCCGCTGATTTGGCTGATTTTGTTTACTTCGCTCCTGCAGTTGTTCTTTACCACGGGCGGAACTGTTTACTGGCAGTGGACAATTTTTTCATTGACAAGCTACGGGATAACTAATGCAATTTACATTTTTATTCGTTTTACATTAATTATTCTGATTTCAACGGTGATGACAGTTACTACGATGCCGCTGCAGATTGCGGACGCGATGGAGTGGATTATGACGCCGCTAAAGTGGGTCAAGGTTCCGGTAGATAAGATTGCCCTGGTTATGTCGATTGCATTGCGCTTTGTTCCCACCTTATTTGATGAGACTTTCAAAATAATGAACGCCCAGCGTTCACGGGGCGCCGATTTTAATAATGGAGGCTTGATAAAAAGAGCCAAGGCGATTACACCGTTACTTGTTCCCTTATTTATTAATTCTTTGGAAACAGCGGTTGATCTGTCAACAGCAATGGAGTCGCGCGGCTATCGTGGCGACGTTGGTAGAAGCCGCTTCCGCATATTGCGGTGGTCAAAATATGATTTGTATAATTTGGTCTTTTTTGTTGTACTGATTTTATTATTAGTTCTGTTTAGGACACGGTAA